caaacattaattttgGATCGAGATCCGCGACTGTTGTGGTCGTCAACTGAACCagatcttcaaaattttccggTTGGTCATCCAAAATTGGTCCATCCGATATGTAAAGTTGGGGAATTGTGCTTTCCTTGGGctgttgataaattaaaaaagtcgtTCCGTAGGAATCTGTGTTCTTTAGCAATGTAAAATCTGATTTCTGTCGCTTCGATAAAATACTTTGACCTCGTTTATAAGCGATTTGCAGCAAAGATTTGATGTTTGCCAGTTGTGACAAGAGCTCTTGGTACTGTTCCAGATGAGAGATGCAAGTTTTGCATAATCGTGCAAGAATTTTAGTTTCAGGCGACAGCTGGATATTCAATGAATCCAATAGGATTTTATGTAAAGCAACTTCATCGGGActaaactgtaaaaaaaaaatcaattaaaaaagctGATTTGGGGTCGAAAACATCAAACTTACGACAGTTTCAATAACTCCCTGTTCAATATCGGAACAACAAAGGAAACAAACATCTACATTTTCGACAGAACTACCACTTGCGAGGGCAAAGGACTGAGATTGAGTGAAACCTGGAttcaaaatgttgaatttaacGACTCCCGCTGCATTTGACATCTGAAAAAGTGTAAATAGAATGTTGgtattactgaattttttcaggtaaatgtaatttttcttctttttctgacaggatttgacatttatttgaagaattgaggtcagaaattaaattttaacgataatttttaaattaagaactCACCTTCTGAGgatttttcagcaattttcaagttttttcacgattttccatcgagaattttgacatttggacgtaaacaaaaattctggCCTCTgattggatgaaaattttgaagcatCAACCAATCACAAGTCACTGTCAAAATCAGCTGTTGATAGtttgtcaacaaaaattttggtttctcggaagaaatttttgttttttcatcaaaatgagTAGCATTTATATCCAAGAACCGCCGACAAGTGGCAAAGTCTTGTTAAAGACGACTGTTGGTGACataggtaatttttattttatttcaaaacccaaaaaatcttaaatttttaacattttagacGTCGAATTATGGTCTCGCGAATGTCCAAAGGCATGCCGGAACTTTATTCAGCTCTGCATGGAAGGATATTACAACAACACAATTTTCCATCGTCTTGTCAAGGGGTTCATTGTGCAAGGAGGCGATCCCGATGGCGACGGGCATGGAGGCGAATCAATCTACGGCGAGCCATTCAAAGATGAATTCCACTCGAGATTGCGTTACACGAGACGAGGTCTTGTCGGCATGGCCAATTCCGGCAAAAATGACAATGGatctcaatttttcttcactttcgCTGCCACGCCAGAACTGCAGAATATGAACACGTTATTTGGCAAAGTTACGGGCGACACAATTTTCAATATGCTCAAACTCGAAGAGGGAATGGTCGATCAGAACGAACGTCCGATGTATCCGCACAAAATTCTCAAAACTGTAATCTTGAATAATCCCTTTGACGATATTGTTCCgcgaaaattgaagaaaagttCAAAGGAAGAAGGCGAAAGTTCCAAGAAGAAAAGTAAGAAGGGCGTGAAAAATTATGGACTTTTATCGTTTGGCGAAGAAGCGGAGGAAGACGAAATAGAAGCGAcggaatttgtacaaaaagttggaaataAAGGCAAATCCACGCACGACGTTTTGGATGATCCAAAGTTGAGTAAGGAGGAGGTCAAGATAGAACGGAGATCAAAAACTCCGGAGCCGGATCTTGTGGCgaaggaaaaagaagaagctgaaataaagaaaagacAAGAAATGGTCCGTGAAAAATTGTCCAAGAAAAAGGCAGAAATCGCGAAGAAGGAATCTGATGGTGATTCTGATGAAGATGTTCTCAGTTTGATTGATCGCGAAAAGATGGAAGAGAAACAGAAGAAAGCTCAGGAGATAAGAAAAGAAATTGCCAAACTTAAAAAAGGATACGCTTCGGAGAAAAAAGCTgcaagtcaaaaaattgaagaagagaaaaaagaaaaggaaaaacacaacaaaataattgacGATTATCTGAAGGAAAAAGCTGTTTATGTGGAAAAGGTGAAATTGCTGCCGAAGAAAGGAGCGAgtcggtaagaattttttaaatgatactttaacaaatattgaccacgatttttcttccttatttattgttttttaaattttggtgtAAAATTTCCTtcccgatttttttaaattattttttacttcattttttcgaaaaaaaaaaattaataaaatataaaactgagtcaaaaatattttcctaaattttagGGAAGATCACACACTAGCCCTTCTGGCAAAATTCAAAGCAAAACTAAACTCTGCCCGTGGTTCTGCCtttaatgacgatgatgatgatgaaaaagacgaagaaaaagaaacaaaacctTCGTCAAGCAACGTAAATATCGACGAAGAAATTCAATCGGACAACTGGCTGTCTCACAAATTGCGTTTCGAATCAGAAATTCCCGTTTTAGCGAAAGATGCTTCAACGAAAGGTGACGACTGGTATGATGTGTATGACCCTCGAAATCCAATGAACAAACGAAAGAGACATGAAGCCACTGGTGGAGACTCAAAAAGTAGCAAAAGTAGAAAATCTGATCGATAAgttgcattttttgatttaaattaaattaaaataaattgatgtaatttttacaaaatttaatttttttaaaatatgtttttatatttcatccaCTCCCTctcatttttcgttgaaaaatttcagggggaaaataaaattattgaataaatttaatttcttaattttttaatcccatgaggattttcatGAGTGGGagggggaaataaaaaaaaatattttttaattttttgtttgtaattttttaacatttttggatattattatattatattatatttttttaaaatttgaactcaaaattagaggaaataattaaaaaattttaatttaatttttattttttcctctgaattttttcgacaaaatcggagaggggcgacaaaaaattatatataaaatttattcgcctaaggggaaaaaattatttacaatattttatactCTTTGATCATAAAACGGTAAAAATAgccagaatttaaaaattttttttactaattttcaaatgaaattaaatttaattaattaaattcagttcaattttcttttaattttgatttttaatttttttacaaaaattaattaaacgtaaaaattgtttaacttacaaaaatatcaaaaaatagaataaaaaattaaataaaatttatcgaccttcaggacaaaaattttaaattatttatgagcGATCaccttaaatcaaaatttaattttaatttttataaaattataaaaactttttatttatttatttcgagaGATAAATGAGATTGCCTCTAATTAGgtaaatgagagaaaaaaaatatttttaaaaagggagCCATTCAGCATCTTCGTCAAGAGTTTTGTCGGCCTTGTAGATCAATCTGCtatttcctttaatttcttttacgTCAGCTGGCTCTTCGGTCGATTCTCCCTTAAGTTTATTGTACCACTGTaacaaaacgaaagaaaaaaattggatttattGATGGTTCTTTTGTGTGTCAATTCTcatgtcaaaaatgtcaattcggTATAAAAATCAGAAATCTGAGTCAATCATGCAagagaagaaggaaaaaagatctcaaattacattttttttcgttcgtgtataaaaatgaaaattttgtgtgttagaACAATACGTAAGCAACTCCTTTTCCAACCTTTTTAGCGCCGTTGATTGTGTACTCGACACCGGTTCCAATGGCTTCGCCGGCTTTCTTGACAGCATTTCCAATTGACTTGGCCGAAAATGTCTCTTGGTCAATGTGGATGTTGTAACCCTCCTCTCCCTCTTTCGGGCAACCCGTTTGATTTATGATGGACAAGTCGAAGGGATCGACATTGTACGATGCTAACTTGTTGCGAACctagaaaaaaaacgtaaaaccGAACATAAATTGacgaatgttaaaaataagcGATGCGTGAAAAAGCAATTTAGGCAAACATACTTTATCGACAAAAATCTTGTCCAATGTCTTTGTTCTCGACAAAATTGTTGCACTCTGACGATGACTGAATGCCAGTTTTTGGCATGTGAAAATGCCAGCGTATGTCGTGTAGTCCGTGGCAAAAACTGTGAATTTCGAGCTGCCAGCAACACTCAAGGGATATTTGACGGACATCTTGGCAGGCAAGTCTTTATCGATGACTTTGAGGGTGCCAGTGTAGCTGTATTCGTGCTTGAGCGGCGTCAAACCAAGCGCAAAGTGTTGCGATAATTGCTCGATGTTGTACTCTCCGGGCTCCTCCGACTCGGTAATGTTGTAGACGACGCACGTGGAAGCGGTGGTGGTTTTCTGGACGGCATACCAAATACCAAGgaactgaaatgaaaaataaatatttttttttaaattttaatactttttttaacttgaaaaaaaaatgaaaatagccTGAAACTATGAAGCTTAAAATATCTAACAAAccatgtttgaaaaaaaaagtttaaaataatattagttAAATAGTTCATTAGGAGAATGAACGAAATTTTGttcgtacaaaaatataaaataaatctacAATTAAAAGTACAAATCCTTTACTGCGCTCGAGGCAGTTTATGTAGTTTTGTTTCATTCCAAATgataaagtttgaaaatatcttttaagGTTTTTGATCATAATCTTTTCTGCGTTATAAAAATTCCttctttaaatgaaaaaataatgaattgaaTTATTGAACTTTTCTCATGCTTTCTAGATATTCTCTACAGTTATtatcgttatttattttttctgcctTGTAGTTAAAGGTcattccaaatttattttattttttttttgtctcatgccccatttacaaattaaaaccggaaaaatagttttaaatttcaaaaaattaatttaataaataattttaatcataaaattttttacagaaatctTTCAAATAGTTAAGAtagaaaaaagaattaaaattttaattttaaaaattttttaaatatttttttaaagttttttcc
The sequence above is drawn from the Culicoides brevitarsis isolate CSIRO-B50_1 chromosome 1, AGI_CSIRO_Cbre_v1, whole genome shotgun sequence genome and encodes:
- the LOC134838185 gene encoding spliceosome-associated protein CWC27 homolog, which gives rise to MSSIYIQEPPTSGKVLLKTTVGDIDVELWSRECPKACRNFIQLCMEGYYNNTIFHRLVKGFIVQGGDPDGDGHGGESIYGEPFKDEFHSRLRYTRRGLVGMANSGKNDNGSQFFFTFAATPELQNMNTLFGKVTGDTIFNMLKLEEGMVDQNERPMYPHKILKTVILNNPFDDIVPRKLKKSSKEEGESSKKKSKKGVKNYGLLSFGEEAEEDEIEATEFVQKVGNKGKSTHDVLDDPKLSKEEVKIERRSKTPEPDLVAKEKEEAEIKKRQEMVREKLSKKKAEIAKKESDGDSDEDVLSLIDREKMEEKQKKAQEIRKEIAKLKKGYASEKKAASQKIEEEKKEKEKHNKIIDDYLKEKAVYVEKVKLLPKKGASREDHTLALLAKFKAKLNSARGSAFNDDDDDEKDEEKETKPSSSNVNIDEEIQSDNWLSHKLRFESEIPVLAKDASTKGDDWYDVYDPRNPMNKRKRHEATGGDSKSSKSRKSDR
- the LOC134830695 gene encoding apolipoprotein D-like isoform X1; translation: MNAVVAVLCLLIAGNYAHKYKTGECPAVEPLTDFNMKQFLGIWYAVQKTTTASTCVVYNITESEEPGEYNIEQLSQHFALGLTPLKHEYSYTGTLKVIDKDLPAKMSVKYPLSVAGSSKFTVFATDYTTYAGIFTCQKLAFSHRQSATILSRTKTLDKIFVDKVRNKLASYNVDPFDLSIINQTGCPKEGEEGYNIHIDQETFSAKSIGNAVKKAGEAIGTGVEYTINGAKKWYNKLKGESTEEPADVKEIKGNSRLIYKADKTLDEDAEWLPF
- the LOC134830695 gene encoding apolipoprotein D-like isoform X2, producing MNAVVAVLCLLIAGNYAHKYKTGECPAVEPLTDFNMKQFLGIWYAVQKTTTASTCVVYNITESEEPGEYNIEQLSQHFALGLTPLKHEYSYTGTLKVIDKDLPAKMSVKYPLSVAGSSKFTVFATDYTTYAGIFTCQKLAFSHRQSATILSRTKTLDKIFVDKVRNKLASYNVDPFDLSIINQTGCPKEGEEGYNIHIDQETFSAKSIGNAVKKAGEAIGTGVEYTINGAKKVGKGVAYVLF